The nucleotide sequence ACACTAAAATACGCCTGCTTTTAATTGCAGCCCTTCCGTTTCCTTAAAGCCGAACGCCAAGTTCATATTCTGTACAGCCTGCCCTGAAGCCCCTTTCAACAAATTGTCTATGGCCGAGGTAATCAGCAGGGTATTATTGTGCTTGTGCAAATGAATATGGCATTGATTGGTATTCACCACCTGTTTTAGGTTGATGTCTTCCTCCGTCACCTGGGTGAAGGCGGCATCCTTGTAAAATTCGCTATACAATTCATAGGCCTCTTCCAAACTCCCATCAAAATCGGTATAGGCCGTAGCCAAAATCCCCCTGGTAAAATTCCCCCTGTTCGGCAGGAAGAAAATTTCCCCGGTATTTTCCTGAAGACTGTGGAGACTTTCATTTATTTCCCCTAAGTGCTGATGCGTGAATGGCTTGTACCAGGATACGTTATTGTTCCTCCAGCTAAAATGTGAGGTAGCCGAAAGGCTTACCCCCGCCCCTGTACTACCGGTTACGGCATTGACATGTACTGGCCTGTCCAATTTATGGGCCTTTGCCAAGGGTAAAAGCGCCAATTGGATTGCAGTGGCAAAACAACCAGGGTTGGCAATATATTTTGCCTTTTTAATTTCTTCCTTTTTCAGTTCGGGCAAGCCGTAAATAAAAGTTTTTCCGTCTAGAACGGCATCGACCTCCAACCTAAAATCATTACTTAAATCTATGATTTTGGTGTCTTTGGAGAACTCGTTTTCCTTTAGAAAACTGGTGGAGTTCCCATGCCCAAGACATAGAAATACCACATCCACATCCTTATTGATCTCCCCTGTAAATACAAGATCGGTTACCCCCAACAAATCCGGGTGGGCCGTGGTAATCTTTTTACCCGCCCTAGTGGTACTAAAAACAAAATCTATAGTTGCATTGGGATGGTTAAGTAGAATTCTGATGAGTTCCCCACCAGTATACCCTGAACCACCTATAATTCCTGCCTTAATCATTATTCTGATTTACGTGATTGTATATTTTTCCGGAATTGGAAAGTATTTTTATAAAGCCTTTGGCATCATCCGCAGACCATCCTTTGTTCATCTCACCATAGCTGCCAAAGGAGGCGTTCATAAGATCGTGCGGAGAGGATATCCCGTCCAGTTCAAAACGATATGGGTGCAGGCTAACAAAGACATCACCGCTTACGTTCTTCTGGGTATCGGTCAAAAATGCTTCGATATTTCGCATAACCTCATCCAAATAATTCCCTTCGTGCAACAACATGCCGTAGAAATTGCCCTGCATTTCCTTTTGGTACTGTTGCCATTTGGTTAAGGTGTGTTTTTCCAACAAATGATGGGCTTTGATAATGATCAGGGAAGCAGGTGCTTCAAACCCTACCCTACCTTTAATGCCAATAATGGTATCCCCAACGTGGATATCCCTACCAATGGCGTATTTGGAAGCGATGGCCTCCAATTTTACGATGTTGTTCACAGGGGTATCGTTATCGCCATCCAACGCAATTAATTCCCCCTTATGGAAAGTAAGCTTTACTTGAGTGGGCTCTGTTTCTTGCAATTGGCTTGGATAGGCAGTATCCGGTAAAGACTTGTGGGAGGTAAGCGTTTCCTCGCCTCCAACGGAAGTACCCCATAAACCTTTATTGATGGAGTATTTTGCCTTTTCCCAAGGGTAATCTACCCCATTCTGCTTTAAATATTCAATTTCTACCTCCCTGGCCAATTTATTATCGCGTATTGGGGTAATAATTTCGATCTCCGGCGCAATGATCTGGAAGATCATATCAAACCTAACCTGATCGTTCCCTGCTCCTGTACTACCGTGGGCAATATATTTGGCACCAACTTTTTTGGCGTAATTAACAATTTCAATGGCCTGAACAATTCGCTCCGCACTTACCGATAAAGGATAGGTATTGTTCTTTAATACATTTCCAAAAATCAAGTACTTTACTACTTTTTCATAAAAAGTGTTTACAGCATCTATGGAAGTGTAGGAAGTGGCCCCCAATTCCAAGGCCTTTTTATGAATGCTATCTATTTCTTCCTTTGAAAACCCCCCAGTATTTACACTTACGGCATGTACTTCAAAACCTTGATCCTTTGACAAATACTTGGCACAATAGGAAGTATCCAAGCCACCGCTATACGCTAAAACTAATTTCTTCATGCTAAACTATTATTATTTATATTTTCACAGCAGTACTTTACAACTACTTTGTTTTCTTATTTAGGAACAGACTTTCCTTTATACTTTTTAATCTTTGAAAGGCTTTGGAATTCAATTTTTCCTTGGGCTCCTTCTGAGCCTCCTTGGCTTTGGTTTCCGGATCGTACAGCATTCCGGTACAAAGACACATTTTCTGTTCTGTCCTGGTAAGGATATCGAAATTCTTACAGGTCTGACAACCTTTCCAAAACTCCGGATCGGTAGTAAGTTCCGAAAAAGTGACCGGCTTATAGCCCAGTTCATAGTTCATCTTCATCACTGCCAAGCCCGTAGTGATCCCAAAAATTTTGGCATTGGGAAATTTACTTCTGGAAAGTTCGAAAATCTCTTTCTTTATTTTCTTGGCCAAACCTTGATTCCTGTAATCAGGATGCACTATAAGACCCGAATTTGCTACAAATTTTTCATGTCCCCATACCTCAATATAACAGAAACCGGCAAACTTATCGCCGTCCAGGGCAATAATGGCATTGCCATTATGCAGTCTTTTTTGAATATATTCAGGAGTACGCTTGGCTATCCCTGTACCGCGCACTTTGGCCGACTCTGCAATGGTTTCGCAGATGACCTCGGCATATTTAAAATGGGAATCATTAGCAATAACAATCTTCATTGAATGTTGCTTTTAAAATTAAAATTATAATTTATTTTTTTTGAGAGGGAAATGGACTCACCTATTTCCATAAAAGAAGCGCACCCTTACGGGCGACGACGTGTAGGCGTAAATGAATAAGCAAGGTTGGACACCTTGTTTACGTTAAGTATGTAATATGAGTTATTCATTATACCATCAAAAGTACAAATAAAAATGAATTATTGGGATTGATGTGTCAATTTTTACTAAAAAGTATCTTTTTGTTATGTAATCTAACAATTTCATAAAACATAAAACCATATACTGCAATATATTCAACAGATAACAACCAATAATTCTCCTTAAACCCTGCATTGGAATAGGCCCAGTAACTTAATATCACAGTCAAGGACCAGACCAAGGGAAATCTAAACTCGGTAAACAGGCTTAAGACCACCAAGAAAATAATATACCAGGGGTGCACGGTAGCGGACAGAAAATAATAAATAGTCAGCACCCACAACATTGAAGTCAATAGGCTTGAAATCTTTTTATTGTCCCTAAAAAACGTAAACAAGGCCACAGAGGCAATGACGACTATAGGTGTAATTTTCCCATAATCCTTGATGAGTTCCCACGGCTTGGCATCAAAACTTACAGCCACCTTTTTTATGGCATTGTATAGACCGGCATTGAATTCAAAATTGGAGAACCATAGCCCTACAGTCTCCATATAATTGTCGGCAAAATCAGGGGAATAGAACGGAAGCACCAAAAGTGCGGTTGTTATACCCACAACAGCATAGAAGAGCATGCTTTTCTTAAACCCAAAATATTTTAGAAACAAGGGCAGAAATAGTAAAGGCACCAATTTTATAGAGATCGATAGCGCATAAACAATAGCCGCCAACAGCCATTTTTTACTGCATAAAAGATACATGGACCATATGAAAAAGAACAACATTACCCCTTCAAAATGCAGATTCCCGGTAAGTTCCAAAACAACCAATGGGTTTAGGAAATACCAAAAGATGAGATGGGTAGATTTATTGAGCTTCTGCAATAATTTGCGACCGAAATACAGAATTCCCAAATCGGAAATAATTATAACGGTCCTCATGACCAATACACTTCCTACCACGCTCTTTCCTGACAGCCAGGTGGACATGGCAAAAATAAACTGGTTCAATGGAGGATAATTACTGTAATTTGATGCGCTGAGGCTTCCCATGCCACTTACCAATTCTGCAGCATTGTGCATAAGTTGGCCATTCTGAATTATCAAGTCCTTGGGAAGATGAAGATAAGGACTCAACCCATTGTTTATCAACTGCCCATCCCATATAAATCTATAAAAATCCTGGGAAAGATTGGGTTCGGCAAAAAGTAGCATTAATCGGAAGATCGTTCCGGAAATTGTCAAAAATTTGAAGTTCCATTTTTCAAACTGAATCAGTTTATAGCACAAAAAGAACAAGGCCAAATATAAACTCAGCAGCTTCACAAAATCGGTCCGATCCAAATGATGACCAAAGGAAATATAAAAGAGGATACTAAGCAGCACCATTAAAATTGGAATCCTGTGAAGTTTCCAATAAGAAATGGCCCTTTGGATCATAGAAGTCTGGTAGTTTTTGGTCACTTTAATAATTCAGCAATCTCCCAAATTTAAATGAAATTATCAAATAAC is from Arenibacter algicola and encodes:
- the argC gene encoding N-acetyl-gamma-glutamyl-phosphate reductase, whose protein sequence is MIKAGIIGGSGYTGGELIRILLNHPNATIDFVFSTTRAGKKITTAHPDLLGVTDLVFTGEINKDVDVVFLCLGHGNSTSFLKENEFSKDTKIIDLSNDFRLEVDAVLDGKTFIYGLPELKKEEIKKAKYIANPGCFATAIQLALLPLAKAHKLDRPVHVNAVTGSTGAGVSLSATSHFSWRNNNVSWYKPFTHQHLGEINESLHSLQENTGEIFFLPNRGNFTRGILATAYTDFDGSLEEAYELYSEFYKDAAFTQVTEEDINLKQVVNTNQCHIHLHKHNNTLLITSAIDNLLKGASGQAVQNMNLAFGFKETEGLQLKAGVF
- the argG gene encoding argininosuccinate synthase produces the protein MKKLVLAYSGGLDTSYCAKYLSKDQGFEVHAVSVNTGGFSKEEIDSIHKKALELGATSYTSIDAVNTFYEKVVKYLIFGNVLKNNTYPLSVSAERIVQAIEIVNYAKKVGAKYIAHGSTGAGNDQVRFDMIFQIIAPEIEIITPIRDNKLAREVEIEYLKQNGVDYPWEKAKYSINKGLWGTSVGGEETLTSHKSLPDTAYPSQLQETEPTQVKLTFHKGELIALDGDNDTPVNNIVKLEAIASKYAIGRDIHVGDTIIGIKGRVGFEAPASLIIIKAHHLLEKHTLTKWQQYQKEMQGNFYGMLLHEGNYLDEVMRNIEAFLTDTQKNVSGDVFVSLHPYRFELDGISSPHDLMNASFGSYGEMNKGWSADDAKGFIKILSNSGKIYNHVNQNND
- a CDS encoding GNAT family N-acetyltransferase, with the protein product MKIVIANDSHFKYAEVICETIAESAKVRGTGIAKRTPEYIQKRLHNGNAIIALDGDKFAGFCYIEVWGHEKFVANSGLIVHPDYRNQGLAKKIKKEIFELSRSKFPNAKIFGITTGLAVMKMNYELGYKPVTFSELTTDPEFWKGCQTCKNFDILTRTEQKMCLCTGMLYDPETKAKEAQKEPKEKLNSKAFQRLKSIKESLFLNKKTK
- the mptB gene encoding polyprenol phosphomannose-dependent alpha 1,6 mannosyltransferase MptB, whose amino-acid sequence is MTKNYQTSMIQRAISYWKLHRIPILMVLLSILFYISFGHHLDRTDFVKLLSLYLALFFLCYKLIQFEKWNFKFLTISGTIFRLMLLFAEPNLSQDFYRFIWDGQLINNGLSPYLHLPKDLIIQNGQLMHNAAELVSGMGSLSASNYSNYPPLNQFIFAMSTWLSGKSVVGSVLVMRTVIIISDLGILYFGRKLLQKLNKSTHLIFWYFLNPLVVLELTGNLHFEGVMLFFFIWSMYLLCSKKWLLAAIVYALSISIKLVPLLFLPLFLKYFGFKKSMLFYAVVGITTALLVLPFYSPDFADNYMETVGLWFSNFEFNAGLYNAIKKVAVSFDAKPWELIKDYGKITPIVVIASVALFTFFRDNKKISSLLTSMLWVLTIYYFLSATVHPWYIIFLVVLSLFTEFRFPLVWSLTVILSYWAYSNAGFKENYWLLSVEYIAVYGFMFYEIVRLHNKKILFSKN